GGGGTAAGCATCGAGAAGGCCAATGCCGATCTCGAGCGGATGATCCCGCTGTCGACCGAGCGCTACCCCGAGGGCCTTACGCTCCAAATGCTCCGAGAAGCGAAGTTCGGGCCGAACGTCCATCCTCTCAAGCAGGATGTCGTGGGGGATGTGGGCTCGGTGCTCTGGGTGCTTCTCGGAACGGTGGGACTCGTTCTTCTCATCGCCTGCGCGAACGTCGCCAACCTCTTTCTGGTGCGAGCGGACGGACGGCAGCAAGAGATGGCGCTGAGAACGGCGCTCGGAGCGAACCGGCGCAGGCTCGCCCGCGAGATCTTCTCCGAGAGCATCGCCCTTGCCTTCACCGCAGGCACGGTCGGGCTCGGGCTTGCCTATACAGGGCTCAGACTGCTCCTCACGATGGGCCCCACGAGCATTCCTCGGCTTCAGGAGATCGCGCTCGACGAGAACGTGCTCCTTTTCACGTTCGGGATCTCACTCCTCTCCGGGCTTCTATTCGGACTGTTTCCTCTGCTGAAGTACGGACGCAGGAACCTCACCTCGGCGCTGAAGGAAGGCGGCCGCGGGTCGAGCGAGGGTCGCGAGAGCCATCGGGCACGAAGCGCGCTCGTCGTGTTTCAAATTGCCACCGCCCTCGTCCTTCTCGTTTGCTCCGGCTTGATGATTCGCAGCTTCCAAGCCCTTCGCGAGGTGAATCCGGGATTCGTTCGGCCAGAGG
This genomic interval from Vicinamibacteria bacterium contains the following:
- a CDS encoding ABC transporter permease translates to MYAWASGTSARQLLRRLARSPLFTAVSVVTLALGIGANAAIFSVVEGVLLKPLPFEDPDALVGVWHRAPGLGFDNVNQSPALHFTYRDENHVFEDVGLWDDGQASVTGLEEPEEVEAMWVTDGTLPLLRIRPALGRTFTPEDDAPESPKTVIVSHAYWKRRLGGTDDVLGMTIEVDATTREIIGVMPENLRFLRYDPDLYIPFQFDPNELFMGNFSYQGVARLRPGVSIEKANADLERMIPLSTERYPEGLTLQMLREAKFGPNVHPLKQDVVGDVGSVLWVLLGTVGLVLLIACANVANLFLVRADGRQQEMALRTALGANRRRLAREIFSESIALAFTAGTVGLGLAYTGLRLLLTMGPTSIPRLQEIALDENVLLFTFGISLLSGLLFGLFPLLKYGRRNLTSALKEGGRGSSEGRESHRARSALVVFQIATALVLLVCSGLMIRSFQALREVNPGFVRPE